The proteins below come from a single Plantactinospora sp. KBS50 genomic window:
- a CDS encoding MaoC/PaaZ C-terminal domain-containing protein, producing MTPFETDGRTVTEADIVNFAGFSGDFGPYHLDHTAAGAGLFGAPVLHGLGTLAICSGLLVQSRYLRSNGSDPIAFLGVDVRMARPTLVGDTVRVRVADVAQRPSASRPGCYVCLLHLECVDQRSAVKLVVNWASLQRGALLPLQPGSAEGTSHG from the coding sequence GTGACCCCGTTCGAGACCGACGGCCGCACGGTCACCGAGGCCGACATCGTGAACTTCGCCGGGTTCAGCGGAGACTTCGGCCCGTACCACCTGGACCACACCGCGGCCGGCGCCGGCCTGTTCGGCGCGCCGGTGCTGCACGGGCTGGGGACGCTGGCGATCTGCAGCGGGCTGCTGGTGCAGTCCAGGTACCTGCGCTCCAACGGTTCCGACCCGATCGCCTTCCTCGGCGTCGACGTCAGGATGGCCCGCCCCACGCTGGTCGGCGACACGGTCCGGGTCCGCGTCGCGGACGTGGCGCAGCGCCCCTCGGCCAGCCGGCCCGGCTGCTACGTGTGCCTGCTGCACCTGGAGTGCGTCGATCAGCGGTCCGCTGTGAAGCTCGTGGTCAACTGGGCCAGTCTTCAGCGTGGAGCACTGCTGCCACTCCAGCCCGGCAGCGCGGAAGGGACATCCCATGGTTGA
- a CDS encoding NAD(P)-dependent alcohol dehydrogenase, translating into MRTEAAVVTAPGAPFLPREVTLPAPGPREVVVALVGVGMCHTDLAVRDGTLYETPFPIVCGHEGAGVVERVGAQVTALAPGDQVILSFRFCGDCPQCIAGNVGYCTRSLRLNYGSGGGTGEPVGTLDDGGEVYTRFFGQSSFARHAIVHESGAVPVDVGEDLAWLGALGCSVQAGAGAVINVARPRPGDSAVVYGAGAVGLSAIAVARLAGCDPVIAVDRDPARRQRATDLGAHAALDADGSTVRQIRRATGGGATFVFDCTGVPAVLPDAVRALDRLGTCVVVGAVPPRSQTLLDASQLLSGRTIRGTTAGDSNPRLFIPRLVRLWRSGGLPVAELATPFAFPRFEEAAAAMRAGTVVKPVVTL; encoded by the coding sequence ATGAGGACGGAGGCCGCCGTCGTGACGGCACCTGGAGCCCCGTTCCTGCCGCGGGAGGTCACCCTGCCGGCGCCCGGCCCGCGGGAGGTGGTCGTCGCGCTCGTCGGGGTCGGCATGTGCCACACGGATCTCGCGGTGCGGGACGGCACGCTGTACGAGACGCCGTTCCCCATCGTCTGCGGTCACGAGGGCGCCGGCGTCGTCGAGCGGGTCGGCGCGCAGGTGACCGCGCTGGCCCCGGGCGACCAGGTCATCCTCTCCTTCCGGTTCTGCGGCGACTGTCCGCAGTGCATCGCGGGCAACGTCGGCTACTGCACCCGCAGCCTGCGGCTCAACTACGGCTCCGGCGGGGGCACGGGCGAGCCGGTCGGGACGCTCGACGACGGCGGCGAGGTGTACACCCGGTTCTTCGGCCAGTCCAGCTTCGCGCGGCACGCGATCGTGCACGAGAGCGGCGCGGTGCCGGTCGACGTGGGGGAGGACCTGGCCTGGCTCGGCGCGCTCGGATGCAGCGTCCAGGCCGGCGCGGGCGCGGTGATCAACGTGGCCCGGCCGCGACCCGGCGACTCCGCCGTCGTCTACGGCGCCGGCGCGGTCGGACTGAGCGCGATCGCGGTGGCCCGGCTGGCCGGCTGCGACCCGGTCATCGCGGTGGACCGCGACCCCGCCCGCCGCCAACGGGCGACCGACCTCGGCGCGCACGCCGCGCTGGACGCGGACGGCTCGACGGTCAGGCAGATCCGCCGGGCCACCGGCGGAGGCGCCACGTTCGTCTTCGACTGCACCGGCGTGCCGGCCGTCCTTCCGGACGCCGTGCGCGCCCTCGACCGCCTCGGCACGTGCGTGGTCGTCGGCGCCGTCCCGCCGCGCTCGCAGACGCTGCTGGACGCGTCCCAGTTGCTGTCCGGGCGCACCATCCGGGGCACCACCGCCGGAGACAGCAACCCGCGCCTGTTCATTCCCCGCCTGGTCCGGCTGTGGCGCTCCGGCGGCCTGCCCGTTGCGGAACTGGCCACGCCGTTCGCGTTTCCCCGCTTCGAGGAGGCGGCCGCGGCGATGCGGGCGGGAACGGTGGTCAAGCCGGTGGTGACCCTGTGA
- a CDS encoding MaoC/PaaZ C-terminal domain-containing protein translates to MRPSEIAAGAVLTHPYSRTVTDADNMLATLGSLNTAQVHFNVEAARRLLDGAFTERIVVGGCVLAIVTGLATAGWGSAELTEAGIEDLRFRTPVYAGDTLTASSEVLDVSPGAGGTVLVRTRLTGTNQRGDVVASLHRTFRVRP, encoded by the coding sequence GTGAGACCGTCCGAGATCGCCGCCGGCGCGGTGCTGACCCACCCGTACTCCCGCACGGTCACCGACGCGGACAACATGCTGGCCACGCTGGGCTCGTTGAACACGGCGCAGGTCCACTTCAACGTGGAGGCGGCCCGGCGGCTGCTGGACGGCGCCTTCACCGAGCGGATCGTGGTGGGCGGCTGTGTGCTGGCCATCGTCACCGGTCTGGCGACGGCCGGCTGGGGCAGCGCCGAGCTGACCGAGGCGGGCATCGAGGACCTGCGGTTCCGCACCCCGGTGTACGCCGGGGACACGCTGACCGCCAGCAGCGAGGTGCTGGACGTCTCGCCCGGTGCCGGCGGCACGGTCCTGGTGCGTACCCGGCTGACCGGGACCAACCAGCGCGGCGACGTCGTGGCGTCGCTGCACCGCACGTTCCGGGTGCGGCCATGA
- a CDS encoding MaoC family dehydratase: MGAARLSPSRYFDEFEVGMVIEHEQSRTVYPADAAGFSAMFHHHNPIYLDADRAVEAGHADLVVNPLYVFNLVLGLSVRELTESAGPFLGADRIEFLAPVHPGMSVRARSTVRDRRLSASRPGWGIVTWETVGWVPGPVGAVIRYDRSNLVPLSSTGGIA; encoded by the coding sequence ATGGGCGCCGCGCGGCTGAGCCCCAGCCGGTACTTCGACGAGTTCGAGGTCGGCATGGTGATCGAGCATGAGCAGTCCCGGACCGTCTACCCCGCCGACGCCGCCGGGTTCAGCGCCATGTTCCACCACCACAACCCGATCTACCTGGACGCCGACCGGGCCGTCGAGGCCGGGCACGCCGACCTGGTGGTCAATCCGCTGTACGTGTTCAACCTCGTGCTCGGGCTGAGCGTGCGCGAGCTGACCGAGAGCGCCGGACCCTTCCTGGGCGCGGATCGCATCGAGTTCCTCGCTCCGGTGCATCCCGGAATGAGCGTCCGCGCCCGATCGACGGTCCGGGATCGGCGCCTCTCGGCCAGCCGGCCCGGCTGGGGCATCGTCACCTGGGAGACCGTCGGCTGGGTCCCCGGCCCGGTGGGCGCGGTGATCCGGTACGACCGGTCGAACCTTGTGCCGTTGAGCAGCACCGGGGGGATCGCGTGA
- a CDS encoding aldehyde dehydrogenase — translation MSLSEHVYDAIDPDLRDRLSRWLDREPAHFIGGARVPARAGRTLPVIDPGTGGVVGSIAAGDRDDVAVAVADAHAAFERWRRLRPSKRAELLMQAAVTLRANIAEIATLESIDTGKPLTDASGEAWWTSDAFRYFAGLANLVDGRTTRPHPGVLAASVREPLGVCAAITAWNFPTILVGFKAAPALSCGNAVVLKPSEHASLATLRIAELLVGSGLPPGLVNVVTGVGDEAGAALVADRNVRAITFTGSTDVGRRIGRDGGARLVPVGLELGGKSPQVVFPDTDLAAAAPALFRGIYQNAGQMCAAGSRIVVHRSIAKDLANRLVELAGTVTVGHGLAPGSTFGPLITERQFDRVRGYVDRAVADGGTVLTGGSRARTSYDGYFFEPTVLSGLDAGHPAVREEIFGPVVVLQEFDDRDEAVRLANETPYGLAAGVWSGDTETALAVAQQVSAGNVWVNGYGIVHPAVPFGGFRDSGVGRDLGPHHLDFYTEEKTIWLGLNGRSI, via the coding sequence ATGAGCCTTTCGGAGCACGTCTACGACGCCATCGACCCGGACCTGCGGGACCGGCTGTCCCGCTGGCTGGACCGCGAGCCGGCCCACTTCATCGGCGGTGCCCGGGTCCCGGCCCGGGCCGGCCGTACGCTGCCCGTGATCGATCCGGGCACCGGCGGGGTGGTCGGGTCGATCGCGGCCGGCGACCGCGACGACGTGGCCGTCGCGGTGGCCGACGCGCACGCGGCGTTCGAGAGGTGGCGCCGGCTGCGCCCGAGCAAGCGGGCCGAGCTGCTGATGCAGGCGGCGGTGACGCTGCGCGCGAACATCGCCGAGATCGCCACGCTGGAATCGATCGACACCGGCAAGCCGCTGACCGACGCCTCCGGGGAGGCCTGGTGGACCTCGGACGCGTTCCGCTACTTCGCCGGCCTGGCCAACCTGGTCGACGGGCGCACCACGCGACCGCACCCGGGCGTGCTCGCCGCGTCGGTGCGCGAGCCGCTCGGCGTCTGCGCCGCCATCACCGCCTGGAACTTCCCGACGATCCTGGTCGGCTTCAAGGCCGCGCCGGCGCTGTCCTGCGGAAACGCCGTCGTGCTGAAGCCGTCCGAGCACGCCTCGCTGGCCACGCTGCGCATCGCCGAACTCCTCGTCGGGTCGGGGCTGCCCCCGGGCCTGGTCAACGTCGTCACCGGGGTGGGCGACGAGGCCGGCGCGGCACTGGTCGCCGACCGGAACGTCCGGGCGATCACCTTCACCGGCTCCACCGACGTCGGCCGGCGCATCGGCCGGGACGGTGGCGCCCGGCTGGTGCCGGTCGGTCTGGAGCTGGGCGGGAAGTCCCCGCAGGTCGTCTTCCCGGACACCGACCTCGCGGCGGCGGCACCGGCGCTGTTCCGCGGCATCTATCAGAACGCCGGCCAGATGTGCGCTGCGGGCAGCCGGATCGTGGTGCACCGCTCCATCGCGAAGGACCTGGCCAACCGCCTGGTGGAGCTGGCCGGCACGGTGACCGTCGGGCACGGGCTGGCCCCCGGCTCGACGTTCGGACCGCTGATCACCGAGCGGCAGTTCGACCGGGTCCGCGGCTACGTGGACCGGGCGGTGGCCGACGGCGGCACGGTGCTGACCGGCGGCTCCCGCGCGCGGACCTCGTACGACGGTTACTTCTTCGAACCGACCGTGCTGTCCGGGCTCGACGCCGGACATCCCGCCGTACGCGAGGAGATCTTCGGGCCGGTCGTCGTGTTGCAGGAGTTCGACGACCGGGACGAGGCGGTGCGGTTGGCCAACGAGACGCCCTACGGCCTCGCCGCGGGGGTCTGGAGCGGCGACACCGAGACCGCCCTGGCCGTCGCCCAGCAGGTCTCGGCCGGCAACGTCTGGGTCAACGGGTACGGCATCGTGCACCCGGCGGTGCCCTTCGGCGGGTTCCGGGACTCCGGCGTCGGCCGCGACCTCGGACCACATCACCTCGACTTCTACACCGAGGAGAAGACCATCTGGCTCGGGCTGAACGGGCGGTCGATCTGA